A stretch of Kazachstania africana CBS 2517 chromosome 7, complete genome DNA encodes these proteins:
- the IRA1 gene encoding GTPase-activating protein IRA1 (similar to Saccharomyces cerevisiae IRA1 (YBR140C) and IRA2 (YOL081W); ancestral locus Anc_3.124), producing the protein MDITQQQSTTMMNSSSFDAHDSNDFMIDTLTRHIFFERIFPLLPIESNLRTYQEVEANEFYTSCRSVVLNVAVSRNLNAIINHSLDLIDQILQNHRIISNQLGEESIQSILVLLRLLSDVTEYCWEIKENARPNNSTRPTYEDQKKFLSSNVVGFSTHRPNFHTIPPDPIDSNLATRFIKVCTVLKFNTGSLRVLQNMSYNLTGSTSIKLDNILPEYQAFLKENNYPLYAAKVDLTLDYIQRFIGATNPNELINFLKLKIITPFATNHSISATNIVEYLDLYGCIYLTNKRLPIFLEMVRKLSSNMRRTSIHSLLLYFASKAMMIWMLARPSEYVQYYSNINNNEDPSIRQIKQLSSSLFEDVYSNFNISALLSTVYDFTNSHSNTASNITGDPIIPTNTDNNNSYTGGDNTTTTTTTTTSGTANTASSRLLRSARANSNHSSGSYNGSPNTVKSIQLSLSNSQGSTGSTGQEKRFFSPVSPLYPSQNFPFSPIVSPLDFSDSSTKGQSTFNDENYSQRSRTKSASFVHDFDSHNLRYPGDLDEPSKQTSEYFNLDNVLDLFANFSQSDLLSHTAVLRFLVVLTLLDPDAFNEINSTSFKNIPDINDDNINIANPNDHNSSIISERAQGLRHLTHGLKKLTSLQTSKKCRPFKFLSILLRNINAVQVVSDVALIDSIRSLLTLVTMSSSVRLHNENLPIVLFSKRLFEFLGHNLDIGKNWNAIRNNYISNCLERYPKIKRRLQLEFFAGSIQLNPKVFLHHLQLDKELTILNLKRLSLYTEGFRIFFHLITANNLRGEIAISTSKFFKSLFCLIADILLKGYPYFDNKVTDIVTSILDGSILEKFETARSLSQLSRSADRDDERYTLSSIPESERNPTPSINVWDIHTVLPAYQPVHESPASASKLDELNMENDRPSAILTPLAHHVSTNPNLSYKRSSLLSSPIELEKNKERSQSVEYPVISQAQIPPPPSMSSPQSHQNLMRTLRSPKQQPLQQPRSRRTSDEKGPRNFTYHQVQSENPFFASSLVSANTVSRNSSSSNSVANRISDSDDARKIMMGIFSIFKRVTSYFILPSQKSTSDSAWVSKDFRNIIKPIFVAIMDSNDVLQSTAQSFMDVLGNYIADFSLGVDAKNLSEHYLLCTYTIALFSAALYDLKINSAKREVLLSVLVKFFKVKTKLMKLAGKSHLINEITEIEKTVFPLLAATSGSSLFISLHCNKGNSQKFLIQGYAELATSIKFYEKYVGGIDKTCIYNLNFINATAGGTYPSSGSVAFQRRLRNDILKNIRYPDSSLLDAMNVLYNKWFYFSSLTYLSHEELADFRSIAGILASMAGILFIIGGDDILLFKSLPYLLDLRNELNRKMDYFVKKQCDWLNNSDLLTRENSRDILSVELHPLSFKLMLAHLHTKIEQISALDLSQQKNQSAFLLLEQSIIILRTVLKRDDEERNMLVFSPELIEVIDLIIDVVENIDKTSIKYYKAVIQLSKMLRAVEHSETSLGLRNHFMLKNKWIKLVISWFNHSIVKEYDFVNLSKPHRKMNLKKRDLDFLYIDTSIESSRALSYLTENVPLIVAPTSSKEELKRSATVTFGNYFCILLKGLEKYTSSEESPVSVKHKINILTENIITSLTNLSNANVNASLQFSLPMGYSNNVSIRVAFLTVFVDIISNYPTQESQSDKNRMTGADQLIQLFIRHPKLLYYMSSICPASDVDALAVTLVNGFETRNAGFVAVTSLLKEEIKDATRCSEILRRNSCGTRALALYARQKGHQYLIDTLGPVLQEIIESGVFLDIEPSPSNEGKPQVDTFMHYLEKLVDSLENSVDLFPPELLIVCKTIYESVVEKFPEYALIAVGSFVFLRFIGPALVSPDYENIIDVSSSNNKRSFVALARIIQSMANGSNTFGKWPLLAPKSDLLEAYSKRIFDFLSALCLASNVPCIEVGEVDGLVPFDYNFLHKFVYEHDLDLRSKVANSINTQQQFELLKDTSLLVDNILGIMGQPIAEMENELPEWVKENMDSYPHIYEFMNRHSFRSFLENSSEEFAVQESMSSDGIPVVIVTFGKLSAERNNLELFVFKLLLIQARVWSNKYYLAFDCTEYGIRPSDFKKLSSKFFSLLPAESVTNCANVFYINVTELFMKGWIFILEMDNPFISEEVPFQFLNSNSDWETMQKLGLPPRNLEVSQNIRIAIHDIALYDETKDGFFPVTLKLGSKYFQVLQETPKIYHLNHLNTSLGVKLNNVYHLSEVSSITTSSLSAIENEFTVSFFDDSRLIFSSPKYLEIVKMFYYTQSKLETEYEVEGSSTCLTTEIQKKSRDRYDIICHLLLVIFVNLFNADNVVKNVSYNLLVAVQDAFDLDLGAKYCMSPEVYVPEDTTTFLSTVSKALAKSSPELTPHMWKYMLSGLRKKVIAHEYIPVTICCLSYWVPNVYKHVYLTDEEEGVERVSHIIRILIMLTVQEPDFKTVYLQHVWFGFSLDDRLTKIIVNEIINHALERDSEGRDWKRGAYLITGFSSAETGSQIVDKLLDMIRSFLPSLNLETSTHSWSEVTILSKLAGMVFFEAPLLAQMYLPQLLFIISLLIDVGPSELRFNLHQLLMNICHSLSINEALSPSNRENLNRVSGIFSRQKLNLVSSFNQDKTKLLPYSAAASFGSKFTTLQHFVTNLVTLMNSSSPSEGAHWKSRYKKLLVHSVCTSDSFLSARAMMILGILGEKQSTENMCKSLLSETMRIIGEPSLTDETLLLTIAHSFAYSKLVQGLDGNLPIVKQMFWFSTTVVTSKHPVLFEAGLTFMSNCLNKLYLNHFDNSSDVLPLPDILLEARSFAASYLDRLESFSKTKWNKENYVHILLAFIIRGLSIPAIKTVANSSLRSLFLHSYSDLEKDPSSVQHMSYMLILFLLYPSNQFCGILEEIGLVDTEMLYLDEEHAIPGVLSKWITSDSCDSNITLYQCALLFASSILDEPSKYRFALIMRYLLQTNPVCLYRFYLIVRKELRRISSLEENAATVSVAFDIVGLSVTHEEFNYMEDFGLKSSEYIDKRGLSIIKDVEVFKQNYEDIMIDFQADPRLIYENKKLTLMILSRMSCHI; encoded by the coding sequence ATGGACATAACACAACAGCAAAGTACAACGATGAtgaattcatcatcattcgATGCTCATGATAGTAATGACTTCATGATTGATACTCTAACGAGACatatcttttttgaaaggaTATTCCCCCTTTTACCCATTGAATCAAATCTAAGGACCTATCAAGAGGTTGAGGCAAATGAATTTTACACATCATGTAGATCAGTTGTATTAAATGTTGCAGTGTCAAGAAATCTAAATGCCATTATAAACCACTCTCTAGATCttattgatcaaattttacaaaatcaTAGAATTATATCAAATCAGTTAGGGGAAGAATCAATACAGTCCATTTTAGTCCTTTTAAGATTACTAAGTGACGTTACAGAATACTGTTGggaaattaaagaaaatgcaCGACCAAATAATTCTACTCGTCCAACTTATGaagaccaaaaaaaatttttatcatcaaATGTTGTTGGTTTCTCCACTCATAGACCAAATTTTCATACCATACCGCCAGATCCCATTGATTCCAATCTAGCGACCAGATTCATCAAAGTCTGTACAGTCTTAAAGTTTAATACAGGAAGTTTAAGAGTACTGCAAAATATGTCATACAATCTTACAGGTTCAACTTCAATCAAATTGGATAATATCTTACCAGAATATCAAGCTTTCTTGAAGGAAAATAATTACCCCTTATATGCTGCCAAAGTGGACTTAACACTAGATtatattcaaagatttattGGCGCAACAAATCCAAATGaactaataaattttctcaaattgaaaattataacACCATTCGCAACAAACCATTCAATATCTGCAACAAATATAGTAGAATATCTGGATCTTTATGGTTGTATTTATCTGacaaataaaagattacCAATCTTCTTGGAAATGGtaagaaaattatcaagCAATATGAGAAGAACTTCTATACATTCATTATTACTATATTTTGCTTCAAAGGCTATGATGATATGGATGCTAGCAAGACCTTCAGAATACGttcaatattattcaaatattaataataatgaagatcCTTCAATAAGACAAATTAAACAACTATCTTCATCTCTTTTCGAAGAcgtttattcaaatttcaatatatctGCATTACTCTCTACAGTTTATGACTTTACAAATAGTCATAGTAACACGGCATCTAATATCACTGGTGACCCTATTATTCCAACAAATACTGATAACAATAACAGTTACACTGGTGGCGATAACACCACCACCACTACTACCACTACTACTAGTGGTACTGCTAATACTGCCTCGTCTCGTCTCCTTCGATCTGCAAGAGCTAATAGTAATCATAGTTCAGGAAGTTACAATGGTTCACCTAATACTGTTAAAAGTATTCAATTGTCTTTAAGTAATTCACAAGGAAGTACTGGTAGTACAGGTCaagagaaaagatttttttcGCCAGTATCACCACTATATCcatctcaaaattttcctttttcacCAATTGTTAGTCCACttgatttttcagattCTTCAACAAAAGGTCAATCCACATTTAATGATGAGAATTATTCACAGAGATCAAGAACTAAATCTGCTTCTTTTGTACATGATTTCGATTCTCATAATCTTCGATATCCTGGCGATTTAGATGAACCTTCTAAGCAAACCTCGGAATATTTCAATCTAGATAACGTCCTTGATCTATTTGCCAATTTCTCACAATCTGATTTGTTATCTCATACCGCTGTTTTGAGATTCTTAGTCGTCTTAACTTTATTAGATCCCGATGCcttcaatgaaataaattcgacttcttttaaaaatattccaGACATCAATGACGACAATATCAACATTGCCAACCCCAATGATCATAACTCATCAATAATATCTGAAAGGGCTCAAGGTTTGAGACACTTAACTCATGGcctcaaaaaattgacttCTTTACAAACATCCAAAAAATGTCGTCCTTTCAAATTCTTAAGCATATTACTTAGAAATATCAACGCAGTTCAAGTTGTCTCTGACGTTGCTTTAATCGATTCGATCAGATCTTTGTTGACTTTAGTAACAATGTCATCAAGCGTTCGTCTtcataatgaaaatttaccaattgtactattttcaaaaaggCTTTTCGAATTTTTAGGACATAACTTGGATATTGGCAAAAATTGGAATGCTATCAGGAATAACTACATTTCTAATTGTTTGGAAAGATATCCCAAGATTAAGAGAAGACTtcaattggaatttttcGCAGGTTCAATACAATTGAACCCAAAAGTCTTCCTTCATCATTTACAATTAGATAAAGAACTTACTAtcttaaatttgaaaaggcTCTCTTTGTATACAGAAGGCTtcagaattttttttcatttaattaCCGCTAACAATTTAAGAGGTGAAATTGCGATTAGtacatcaaaatttttcaaatcgtTATTTTGTCTTATAGCTGATATTCTACTGAAAGGATATCCCTATTTCGATAACAAAGTCACAGATATTGTTACATCAATTTTAGATGGTTctatattagaaaaatttgaaactgCTAGAAGTCTATCTCAATTAAGTAGAAGTGCAGATAGGGATGATGAAAGGTATactttatcttcaatacCTGAGAGTGAACGTAACCCAACGCCATCCATCAATGTATGGGATATTCACACCGTACTCCCAGCGTACCAACCCGTTCATGAATCTCCAGCAAGTGCTTCAAAACTTGACGAGTTAAATATGGAAAATGATAGGCCTTCAGCAATATTGACTCCCCTCGCACATCATGTATCCACTAACCCCAATTTGTCTTATAAGAGAAGTTCATTACTCTCATCACCTAtagaattggaaaaaaataaagaacGTTCACAAAGCGTTGAATATCCTGTAATAAGTCAAGCACAGATTCCTCCTCCACCATCTATGAGTTCCCCACAATCgcatcaaaatttaatgagaACATTAAGATCTCCAAAACAACAGCCATTACAACAACCAAGATCGAGAAGAACTTCTGACGAAAAAGGTCCTAGAAATTTTACCTATCACCAAGTACAATCAGAGAATCCATTTTTTGCAAGTTCCTTAGTCTCTGCAAATACTGTTAGTCGAAATTCAAGCTCAAGTAATAGTGTTGCTAATAGAATCAGTGATAGTGACGATGCACGAAAGATTATGATGGGCATATTCagtattttcaaaagagtAACGAgttatttcattttgcCAAGCCAAAAAAGTACATCAGATTCCGCTTGGGTTTCAAAGGATTTTAGAAACATTATTAAACCTATCTTTGTTGCCATAATGGATTCTAATGATGTCCTACAAAGTACTGCTCAATCATTTATGGATGTATTAGGTAACTACATTGCTGATTTCTCCCTGGGAGTTGATGCGAAAAACCTAAGTGAACATTATCTGTTATGCACATATACTATTGCCCTCTTTTCCGCTGCATTATACgatttaaaaataaatagtGCCAAGAGAGAAGTTCTTTTGAGTGTGCTAGttaagtttttcaaagtcaAAACAAAACTTATGAAATTGGCAGGAAAATCGCACCTCATAAACGAGATAACCGAAATCGAGAAGACAGTTTTCCCTCTGTTGGCTGCTACTTCAGGGAGTTCTCTTTTCATATCTTTACACTGTAACAAAGGTAATtcccaaaaatttttgatacaAGGCTACGCAGAATTGGCAActtcaatcaaattttatgaaaaatatgtcGGAGGTATTGATAAAACGTGCATTTacaatttaaattttattaatgcCACAGCAGGTGGAACATATCCCTCATCTGGGTCAGTCGCTTTCCAGCGTAGATTAAgaaatgatattttgaaaaatattagaTATCCTGATTCTTCGTTACTAGACGCAATGAATGTATTATACAATAAATGGTTTTacttttcatcattaacATATTTGAGTCATGAAGAACTTGCTGATTTCAGAAGTATAGCAGGAATCTTGGCCTCTATGGCTGGGATCTTGTTTATCATTGGTGGAGACGATATCCTATTATTTAAGAGTTTGCCATATTTACTTGATTTaagaaatgaattgaaCAGGAAAATGGATTATTTTGTCAAGAAACAATGTGATTGGCTAAATAATTCTGATCTTTTAACGAGAGAAAACTCAAGAGATATTCTTAGTGTCGAGTTGCATCCTCTTTCCTTTAAATTAATGCTCGCTCATTTACATACAAAGATAGAGCAAATATCAGCTTTAGATTTGTCTCAACAAAAGAATCAATCTGCTTTCTTACTTTTGGAACAATCCATTATAATTTTAAGAACAGTTTTAAAAcgtgatgatgaagaacGAAACATGTTAGTGTTTTCTCCAGAATTGATCGAGGTTATTGATTTAATCATTGACGTTgtagaaaatattgataaaacctcaatcaaatattataagGCTGTTATTCAATTGTCAAAAATGTTACGTGCTGTAGAACATTCCGAAACATCTTTGGGTCTTAGAAATCATTTCATGTTAAAAAACAAATGGATTAAACTTGTAATTAGCTGGTTCAATCATAGTATTGTTAAAGAATATGATTTTGTAAACCTTTCAAAACCTCATCGTAAAATGAACCTTAAGAAAAGAGATTTAGACTTTCTCTATATTGATACATCTATTGAATCATCGAGAGCACTTTCTTATCTTACAGAGAATGTGCCATTAATTGTTGCGCCAACATCATCCAAGGAGGAATTAAAGAGATCGGCTACAGTAACTTTTGGAAATTACTTCTGCATCCTTTTGAAAGGTCTAGAGAAGTACACAAGCTCAGAAGAGTCACCTGTATCGGTTAAAcataaaatcaatattcttACCGAAAACATAATAACATCGTTGacaaatctttcaaatgcTAATGTAAATGCTAGTTTGCAATTCAGTTTGCCGATGGGTTACTCCAATAATGTCAGCATTAGAGTTGCTTTTCTGACAGTGTTCGTTGACATTATTTCTAATTATCCCACCCAAGAAAGTCAATCCGACAAAAATAGAATGACAGGGGCTGATCAATTGATACAGCTTTTTATAAGGCATCCTAAGTTATTGTATTATATGAGTTCAATCTGTCCCGCTAGTGATGTAGATGCTTTGGCGGTTACTTTAGTCAATGGGTTCGAAACTAGAAACGCTGGATTCGTTGCTGTAACGTCTTTACTTAAGGAAGAGATAAAAGATGCTACAAGGTGTTCCGAAATATTGAGAAGGAACAGTTGTGGGACTAGGGCTTTGGCACTGTATGCAAGACAAAAAGGGCATCAGTATCTGATTGACACTCTAGGGCCTGTACTACaggaaattattgaatctGGGGTATTCTTAGATATAGAGCCATCTCCTTCCAACGAAGGAAAACCGCAGGTCGACACTTTTATGCATTATTTGGAGAAGCTTGTTGATAGCCTCGAAAACTCTGTTGATCTTTTCCCTCCTGAGCTACTGATCGTCTGCAAAACAATTTATGAATCTGTAGTTGAGAAATTTCCAGAATATGCACTCATAGCTGTAGGttcttttgtctttttAAGATTTATTGGACCCGCTCTAGTATCGCCAGACTATGAGAATATCATTGATGTGAGTAGCTCCAACAATAAGCGTTCATTTGTCGCATTGGCTAGAATTATACAGAGCATGGCGAACGGTTCAAATACGTTTGGTAAGTGGCCTCTATTAGCGCCCAAATCGGATCTTTTAGAGGCATATAGTAAAAGGATTTTCGATTTTCTTTCTGCACTTTGCTTAGCTTCAAATGTTCCGTGTATCGAAGTGGGAGAAGTAGATGGGCTCGTGCCGTTTGATTACAATTTTCTTCACAAATTTGTTTATGAACATGATCTTGATCTTCGTTCAAAGGTTGCTAATTCCATAAATACTCAGCAACAATTTGAACTGCTAAAGGATACATCTCTGTTAGTCGATAACATTCTAGGGATAATGGGGCAGCCCATAGCAGAAATGGAAAACGAATTGCCAGAGTGGGTTAAGGAAAATATGGATAGCTACCCACATATATATGAATTTATGAATAGACACTCATTTCGATCCTTCCTGGAAAATAGCAGTGAGGAATTTGCCGTACAAGAATCCATGTCTTCGGATGGTATACCAGTTGTCATCGTCACATTTGGAAAGCTCTCTGCTGAGCGAAATAATTTGGAATTATTCGTATTCAAACTCTTACTCATACAAGCGAGAGTATGGTCAAATAAGTACTACTTGGCCTTTGATTGTACTGAATATGGCATCAGGCCTtctgatttcaaaaaactATCGAGCAAgttcttttctcttttacCAGCGGAATCAGTAACGAACTGTGCCAACGTATTTTATATCAATGTTACTGAACTGTTCATGAAGGGCTGGATTTTTATCCTAGAAATGGATAATCCATTTATTTCTGAAGAAGTTCCTTTTCAGTTTCTAAATAGCAACTCGGATTGGGAAACAATGCAGAAGCTTGGTTTACCTCCAAGAAATCTGGAAGTTTCCCAAAATATTCGCATAGCTATACATGATATTGCGCTATATGATGAAACTAAAGATGGCTTTTTTCCAGTGACCTTAAAGCTCGGTAGTAAATACTTTCAAGTTTTACAAGAAACCCCAAAAATTTACCATCTAAACCATTTGAATACATCTTTGGGtgtaaaattgaataacGTTTACCATTTGTCAGAAGTAAGCTCAATAACGACTTCATCGCTTAGCGcaatagaaaatgaatttacggtatcattttttgatgattCAAGACTAATATTTTCCAGCCCAAAGTATCTTGAAATAGTTAAAATGTTCTACTATACTCAAAGCAAACTAGAAACTGAATATGAGGTGGAAGGCTCGAGTACTTGTTTAACTACAGAGATTCAGAAAAAATCCAGGGACAGGTATGATATTATATGCCATCTTCTACTTGTTATTTTTGTTAATCTCTTCAATGCTGACAATGTCGTGAAAAATGTTTCGTACAATCTATTGGTTGCTGTCCAAGACGCATTTGATTTGGATTTGGGAGCAAAGTACTGTATGTCACCAGAAGTTTATGTACCTGAAGATACTACAACTTTTCTGTCCACTGTTTCTAAAGCCCTAGCGAAATCTTCTCCGGAATTAACGCCTCATATGTGGAAGTACATGTTGTCTGgattaagaaaaaaagtcaTAGCACATGAATACATCCCCGTGACCATTTGTTGTTTATCCTACTGGGTACCCAATGTTTACAAACATGTATATCTAACcgatgaggaagaaggtGTGGAAAGAGTTTCACATATCATAAGGATTTTAATAATGTTGACTGTGCAGGAGCCTGATTTTAAAACTGTTTATCTACAACATGTATGGTTTGGTTTTTCATTAGATGATAGATTAACTAAAATCATTGTCAATGAGATTATTAATCATGCTCTTGAAAGGGATTCTGAAGGCCGGGATTGGAAAAGGGGTGCTTACTTGATAACAGGATTTTCTAGTGCGGAAACAGGCAGCCAGATTGTTGACAAATTGTTGGATATGATACGATCTTTTTTACCATCCCTGAATCTCGAGACTTCAACCCACAGTTGGTCTGAAGTAACCATTTTGTCGAAGCTTGCAGGAATGGTATTTTTCGAGGCACCCTTATTGGCTCAGATGTACTTGCCACAATTGCTATTCATTATTTCACTGTTAATAGATGTAGGGCCAAGCGAGTTACGATTTAATTTGCACCAGTTACTAATGAATATATGTCATTCTCTCAGTATTAATGAAGCTTTAAGTCCCTCGAACAGAGAAAATCTTAATAGAGTTTCCGgcattttttcaagacaGAAGTTAAATTTAGTCTCAAGCTTCAACCAAGACAAAACAAAGCTCTTGCCATATTCCGCTGCTGCGTCGTTTGGGTCCAAGTTTACCACATTACAGCATTTTGTCACTAATCTAGTGACACTTATGAATTCAAGTTCTCCATCAGAGGGCGCCCACTGGAAGAGCAGATACAAGAAGCTTCTGGTACATTCCGTCTGTACTTCAGATTCGTTCTTATCAGCTCGTGCAATGATGATATTAGGTATTCTTGGTGAAAAACAGAGCACCGAAAATATGTGTAAATCTTTGTTATCAGAAACAATGAGGATTATTGGAGAGCCGTCTTTGACAGATGAAACGTTGCTTTTAACAATTGCGCATTCATTCGCTTATAGTAAGCTAGTCCAAGGATTGGATGGTAATCTACCAATCGTGAAGCAAATGTTCTGGTTTTCCACTACAGTCGTGACTTCTAAGCATCCTGTTCTCTTTGAGGCTGGTCTAACGTTTATGTCGAATTGTTTAAACAAGTTAtatttaaatcattttgATAACAGTTCCGATGTATTGCCTCTTCCTGATATTTTGTTGGAGGCCAGAAGCTTTGCAGCCTCATATTTAGACCGGCTGGAAAGTTTCTCTAAAACGAAGTggaataaagaaaattatgtTCATATTTTATTGGCATTTATTATAAGAGGTTTATCCATACCTGCCATCAAAACGGTAGctaattcttctttgagATCGTTATTTCTACACTCATACTCTGATCTTGAAAAGGATCCCAGTTCTGTTCAGCATATGTCCTACATGcttattttatttcttttgtatCCTTCTAATCAATTTTGTGGCATTTTAGAGGAAATAGGGCTGGTGGATACAGAAATGCTTTATTTAGACGAAGAACATGCAATTCCTGGAGTTTTAAGTAAATGGATAACATCGGATAGTTGCGATTCAAATATTACGCTTTATCAATGTGCTCTATTATTTGCTAGTAGCATATTGGATGAGCCAAGTAAGTACAGGTTTGCTTTAATCATGAGGTACTTACTTCAAACAAATCCTGTGTGCCTATACAGATTCTACCTTATTgtaagaaaagaattgagacgtatttcatctttagaagaaaatgcGGCCACTGTTTCTGTAGCGTTTGATATCGTTGGTTTGTCTGTAACTCATGAGGAATTCAATTACATGGAGGACTTCGGACTAAAGTCATCAGAATATATTGATAAGAGAGGTTTATCAATTATAAAGGACGTAGAAGTGTTCAAGCAAAATTATGAAGATATTATGATAGATTTCCAAGCCGATCCAAGGTTGATTTATgagaacaaaaaattgaccTTGATGATTTTATCCAGAATGTCATGTCATATATAG